One part of the Myxococcales bacterium genome encodes these proteins:
- a CDS encoding HEAT repeat domain-containing protein, with product MIADENLDLKRLIASISSTAEPERQAEIINNAFSKTSVRQVAEIWHEISKKALDDLGYAKALLLFMDLPVLNKVMGRKTVGQYLFTFKGSEKYKELADIAEQIGGLDDKIVKLLKAKAAMLFQLLYLVRDRVQEEGLPALRISATDLIQRLLGDPELNVKKIKVDLNVYGKAYWNMLIEQLKEADFQSKDGVIFEMLLTDSLVEQYQTGSILASSGSGGAGEARLSDAVLVRFGTNIIKRLNLLLRTTQMYQSADHPSVSAALESLLATIENAMQGREGLTLTRLGGDLLIEDIKIKKKEKFLEDFLTALEQRNVNAMTLKRGISLEEVRAFLMIFAQTDAQIKKQGGVKAILESKGVSHVMVDQFRYGIISSDHEETDNLGADEKLISNVVFAEVINKIQSGDIDKLSPAELGSMIKEMLSGSMAKDKNARRSLAQMILSLDPDLAEAAVFSKTGLREEMSWSSARKMIEQLLEDLGKGGPDQRISTLENIEKMAELAISRNKETSLVAIIDRLTDRLRNKERDTEVLSRLFDTFGNLTRYLVLNGKYAPALKIVRSVSNMVNYLDNLPAEKKDDYTRAVCELGEMMKVAVSTAEIIQALGREMEGDNMTQIDNAMKILEVLGTEKVISELLDFFKSPQRSLRNRAYQILTTLGEKTLLVSNWKLKHLGDPMQFQRRREEGELTEDSYYVARNCIELVSRLGSKRDLELLRSISDDHDPRIRAEVIEAIAKLDQNEGVLLAKMRLHDSDPVVAEASINILGQMGGPDDLPALVDLFYAEPRLRIPVVNALGRIGGEEAENLLSGAAHYRMTGTIGKIFTEDDDLRVAALKAAGAIGREKSRAALRRFIRVGGNFVLGALLVPMQMRKKKKDWIKTAGESLSRIEFRLKSQKTT from the coding sequence ATGATCGCTGACGAAAATCTCGATCTCAAACGATTGATCGCTTCCATCTCCTCAACCGCGGAACCGGAACGTCAGGCCGAGATTATCAACAACGCGTTCAGCAAGACTTCGGTTCGACAAGTAGCGGAAATCTGGCACGAAATATCCAAAAAGGCGCTCGATGACCTCGGCTACGCCAAGGCACTGTTGCTGTTTATGGATTTGCCGGTGCTCAACAAGGTGATGGGCCGCAAGACGGTCGGCCAATATCTCTTCACCTTCAAGGGCTCGGAAAAATACAAGGAACTGGCCGATATCGCCGAGCAGATCGGCGGCCTGGACGACAAGATCGTCAAGTTGCTCAAGGCCAAGGCGGCGATGCTGTTTCAATTGCTCTACCTCGTGCGCGACCGGGTGCAGGAGGAAGGGTTGCCCGCCCTACGGATTTCGGCCACCGATTTGATCCAGCGGCTGCTCGGCGACCCCGAGCTGAACGTGAAAAAAATCAAGGTCGATCTGAACGTCTACGGCAAAGCGTATTGGAACATGCTGATCGAGCAGTTGAAGGAAGCCGATTTTCAAAGCAAGGACGGCGTCATTTTTGAAATGCTGTTGACCGATTCGCTGGTCGAACAGTACCAGACCGGCTCGATCCTGGCTTCCTCGGGCTCCGGCGGCGCCGGCGAGGCCCGGCTGTCGGACGCGGTCCTGGTCCGCTTCGGCACCAACATCATCAAGCGGTTGAACCTGCTTTTGCGCACGACCCAGATGTACCAGAGCGCCGATCACCCGTCGGTCTCGGCGGCGCTGGAAAGCCTGCTGGCGACCATCGAAAACGCGATGCAGGGCCGCGAAGGCCTGACCCTGACCCGCCTGGGCGGCGACCTGTTGATCGAAGACATCAAGATCAAGAAAAAGGAAAAATTCCTCGAGGATTTTCTGACCGCCCTGGAGCAGCGCAACGTCAACGCCATGACCCTGAAGCGGGGCATCTCGCTCGAGGAAGTGCGCGCCTTCCTGATGATCTTCGCGCAGACCGACGCGCAGATCAAAAAACAAGGCGGCGTCAAGGCGATCCTCGAAAGCAAGGGCGTCAGCCACGTCATGGTCGACCAGTTCCGCTACGGCATCATTTCCTCCGACCACGAAGAAACCGACAACCTGGGCGCCGACGAAAAACTGATTTCCAACGTCGTCTTCGCCGAGGTCATCAATAAAATCCAATCGGGCGATATCGACAAGCTCAGCCCGGCCGAGTTGGGTTCGATGATCAAGGAAATGCTGTCGGGATCCATGGCGAAAGACAAGAACGCGCGCCGCAGCCTGGCGCAAATGATCCTTTCGCTCGATCCGGACCTGGCCGAGGCGGCGGTGTTCTCCAAGACGGGCCTGCGCGAGGAAATGAGTTGGTCCTCGGCGCGCAAGATGATCGAGCAACTGCTCGAGGACCTGGGCAAGGGCGGGCCGGACCAGCGCATCAGCACCCTCGAAAATATCGAAAAAATGGCCGAACTGGCGATCAGCCGCAACAAGGAAACGAGCCTGGTGGCGATCATCGACCGCCTCACCGATCGCCTCCGGAACAAGGAGCGCGACACCGAGGTGCTCAGCCGCCTGTTCGACACCTTTGGCAACCTGACGCGCTATCTTGTGCTCAACGGCAAATACGCGCCGGCGCTGAAAATCGTCCGCTCCGTGTCCAACATGGTCAATTACCTCGACAACCTGCCGGCCGAAAAGAAGGACGATTACACCCGCGCCGTATGCGAACTGGGCGAAATGATGAAAGTCGCCGTCTCCACCGCCGAGATCATCCAGGCTCTCGGCCGCGAGATGGAAGGCGACAACATGACCCAGATCGACAACGCGATGAAAATTCTCGAGGTGCTCGGCACCGAAAAGGTGATCAGCGAACTGCTCGACTTTTTCAAGAGCCCGCAACGCAGCCTGCGCAACCGCGCCTATCAGATTTTGACGACGCTCGGCGAAAAAACCCTGCTGGTCAGCAATTGGAAACTGAAGCACCTCGGCGATCCGATGCAGTTCCAGCGGCGGCGGGAAGAGGGCGAGTTGACCGAGGACTCGTACTACGTGGCGCGCAATTGCATCGAACTGGTGTCGCGGCTGGGCAGCAAGCGCGATCTGGAATTGCTGCGCAGCATTTCCGACGACCACGATCCGCGCATCCGCGCCGAGGTCATCGAAGCCATTGCCAAGCTGGATCAGAACGAGGGCGTGCTGCTGGCCAAGATGCGGTTGCACGACAGCGATCCGGTGGTCGCCGAGGCGTCGATCAATATTCTCGGCCAGATGGGCGGGCCGGACGATCTGCCGGCGCTGGTCGACCTGTTTTACGCCGAGCCGCGCCTGCGGATTCCGGTGGTCAACGCCCTGGGCCGGATCGGCGGCGAGGAAGCCGAAAACCTGCTGAGCGGCGCGGCTCATTACCGCATGACCGGAACGATCGGCAAGATTTTCACCGAGGACGACGATCTGCGCGTCGCCGCCTTGAAAGCCGCGGGCGCCATCGGGCGCGAAAAATCGCGCGCCGCCCTGCGCCGGTTCATCCGGGTCGGCGGCAACTTCGTTCTCGGGGCGCTGCTGGTGCCGATGCAGATGCGCAAGAAGAAAAAGGACTGGATCAAGACGGCCGGCGAATCGCTCAGCCGCATAGAATTCCGCCTGAAAAGCCAAAAAACGACTTGA
- a CDS encoding tetratricopeptide repeat protein produces MAKVKGGFGAAVLALVLGLAAMAWAQTAGEWMQKGDAEWLLRSSGDSHARQAIDYYRQAGAADPKLAEAFAAMARGYYFLGRFAPAAQKEAIYQQGMDAAKKGFDADSGHAGSHYWYSACLAKSLEDKSVMTKMRSKNDLESHLKKAAVLNPTYFFGGPDRAMGMILYKSPVASNQEAIKLLRKSLTYAPDYSLTLVSLAEVLIAEKQYGEAKQLCEKVIALKPMPGFERELADDQALAKKLLAGLPK; encoded by the coding sequence ATGGCAAAGGTAAAAGGCGGTTTCGGCGCGGCGGTTCTGGCGCTCGTTCTGGGCCTGGCGGCGATGGCGTGGGCGCAAACCGCCGGCGAATGGATGCAAAAGGGCGATGCCGAATGGCTGCTGCGTTCGTCCGGCGACAGCCACGCGCGACAGGCGATCGACTATTACCGTCAGGCGGGCGCGGCGGATCCCAAGCTCGCCGAGGCGTTCGCCGCCATGGCGCGCGGCTATTATTTCCTGGGCCGCTTTGCGCCGGCCGCGCAAAAGGAAGCGATTTATCAACAGGGGATGGATGCGGCGAAAAAAGGTTTTGACGCCGATTCCGGCCATGCCGGCAGCCATTATTGGTACTCCGCTTGTCTGGCGAAAAGCCTGGAAGACAAAAGCGTGATGACCAAAATGCGCAGCAAGAACGATCTCGAGAGCCATCTGAAAAAAGCGGCCGTTCTGAATCCGACCTACTTTTTCGGCGGTCCGGATCGGGCGATGGGCATGATCCTATACAAGAGTCCGGTCGCCTCGAACCAGGAAGCGATCAAGCTGCTGCGCAAGAGCCTGACCTACGCGCCCGATTACTCCCTGACCCTGGTCAGTCTGGCGGAGGTGCTGATCGCCGAGAAGCAGTACGGCGAGGCGAAACAACTTTGCGAAAAGGTGATCGCGCTCAAGCCCATGCCCGGTTTCGAGCGTGAATTGGCCGACGACCAGGCTTTGGCGAAGAAACTGCTGGCCGGCCTTCCCAAATAA